Proteins encoded within one genomic window of Saccharopolyspora pogona:
- a CDS encoding Glu/Leu/Phe/Val family dehydrogenase, which translates to MLNDTFDLIDEWGPEKVVCVSDRRTGMKGVLVIDNSARGMGKGGTRMSAALSIREVARLARTMTWKWAAVDLFHGGAKAGILGDPNSPDKEGILRAFARALRNEVPNEYVFGLDMGLTECDAAILADELGDIGAAVGMPRALGGLPYDELGVTGFGVAEAVDAAAQAIGLPLAGARVAVQGFGAVGFAAVERLVELGAAIVAVATAHGAVLDPEGLDCARLLALREEHGDACVQRYGTPVEAAEAVLAVDADILVPAALEDVIDKDLATETGVKLIVEGANLPTTPVAREVLHARGIPVVPDFIANAGGIVAAAHSMDARYSPFTVDPAAVFPMISTKIRANVVTVLEESRRRLVTSHAAAQALAQERVRAAMRLRGRLPQEK; encoded by the coding sequence TTGCTGAACGATACCTTCGATCTCATCGACGAGTGGGGTCCCGAGAAGGTCGTGTGCGTCTCCGACCGGCGTACGGGCATGAAAGGCGTCCTGGTCATCGACAACTCAGCCCGCGGCATGGGGAAGGGCGGCACCCGGATGAGTGCGGCGCTCTCCATCCGCGAGGTGGCCCGGCTGGCGCGCACGATGACGTGGAAGTGGGCGGCGGTGGACCTGTTCCACGGCGGCGCCAAGGCCGGCATCCTCGGCGACCCGAACAGCCCCGACAAGGAGGGGATCCTGCGGGCTTTCGCCCGGGCGCTCAGGAACGAGGTCCCGAACGAGTACGTCTTCGGGCTCGACATGGGGCTCACCGAGTGTGACGCCGCGATCCTCGCTGACGAGCTCGGGGACATCGGTGCCGCAGTCGGGATGCCCCGTGCCCTGGGAGGTCTGCCGTACGACGAACTCGGTGTCACCGGCTTCGGCGTGGCCGAGGCCGTCGACGCCGCTGCCCAGGCCATCGGGTTGCCGCTGGCTGGCGCCCGGGTGGCTGTCCAGGGCTTCGGGGCGGTCGGGTTCGCCGCTGTCGAGCGGCTGGTTGAGCTCGGCGCGGCCATTGTCGCGGTGGCCACGGCGCACGGTGCCGTCCTCGACCCGGAGGGCCTCGACTGCGCGCGGCTCCTCGCTCTCAGGGAGGAGCACGGTGACGCCTGCGTCCAGCGCTACGGGACCCCGGTCGAGGCTGCCGAGGCGGTGCTCGCCGTGGACGCCGACATCCTCGTCCCGGCCGCCCTCGAGGACGTGATCGACAAGGACCTGGCCACCGAGACGGGGGTGAAGCTCATTGTGGAGGGAGCCAACCTGCCGACCACGCCGGTGGCCCGTGAGGTGCTGCACGCCCGGGGTATCCCGGTGGTCCCCGACTTCATCGCCAATGCCGGCGGGATCGTCGCCGCGGCCCACTCGATGGATGCGAGGTACTCCCCGTTCACTGTCGACCCTGCTGCGGTCTTCCCCATGATCTCGACCAAGATCCGCGCCAACGTGGTGACTGTCCTCGAGGAGTCGCGTCGCCGGCTGGTCACCTCGCACGCGGCGGCCCAGGCGCTGGCTCAGGAGCGCGTACGAGCGGCCATGCGACTGCGTGGCCGACTTCCGCAGGAGAAGTGA
- the hglS gene encoding 2-oxoadipate dioxygenase/decarboxylase, producing the protein MTFVSSTTLRARFAGRLSDLYGAEVPAYTTLLEVAHEVNGRVLERDGTDAERLGSIARVTAERHGAIRVGSPAELAQVASIFDALGMSPTGFYDLRDAHPQPIPVISTAFRPIEREELAANPFRVFTSMLVPEDRRFFDADLERRLKEFIACRRLFAPELLELADQAEADGGLEEAEAERFLDLATSSFALSDQPVDRAWHDELQRVSGVAADIGGVTSTHINHLTPRVLDIDDLYASMQARGIEMIDKIQGPPRWDGPDVLLRQTSFRALAEPRKYREADGSIVAGTMRVRFGEVEARGIALTRAGRDLYDAAMADQEHWADHMPDSERELHDRGLAYFTYRVADDRPVAPPPADATPVELVAGGWLAPDPIVYEDFLPRSAAGIFASNLSRSGSMDSAQGGAERDIAWMSEQIGRPVNVPEDLYAAESRASLRAALELLGG; encoded by the coding sequence ATGACCTTCGTCAGCTCGACCACCCTGCGAGCCCGGTTCGCAGGTCGGCTCTCCGACCTCTACGGCGCCGAGGTGCCGGCCTATACGACGCTGCTCGAGGTCGCCCACGAGGTGAACGGGCGCGTCCTGGAGCGGGACGGTACCGATGCCGAGCGGCTCGGCTCGATCGCTCGGGTGACCGCGGAGCGCCACGGCGCCATCCGGGTCGGGAGCCCGGCCGAGCTCGCCCAGGTGGCCAGCATCTTCGACGCACTCGGAATGAGTCCCACCGGCTTCTACGACCTGCGTGACGCCCACCCCCAGCCCATCCCGGTGATCTCCACCGCGTTCCGGCCCATCGAGCGGGAGGAGCTGGCGGCGAATCCCTTCCGGGTCTTCACCAGCATGCTGGTGCCGGAGGACCGGCGCTTCTTCGACGCCGATCTCGAGCGGCGGCTGAAGGAGTTCATCGCCTGCCGCCGGCTCTTCGCCCCCGAGCTGCTGGAGCTGGCCGACCAGGCCGAGGCCGACGGCGGCCTGGAGGAGGCCGAAGCCGAACGCTTTCTCGACCTTGCCACCAGCTCCTTCGCGCTCTCCGACCAGCCGGTAGACCGCGCCTGGCACGACGAGCTGCAACGGGTTTCCGGAGTTGCCGCGGACATCGGCGGGGTCACTTCCACGCACATCAACCACCTCACCCCGCGGGTGCTCGACATCGACGACCTCTACGCCAGCATGCAGGCTCGCGGGATTGAGATGATCGACAAGATCCAGGGGCCACCCCGCTGGGACGGTCCGGACGTTCTGCTGCGTCAGACCTCCTTCCGGGCACTCGCGGAGCCACGCAAGTACCGGGAGGCCGACGGCTCGATCGTCGCCGGCACGATGCGGGTGCGGTTCGGTGAGGTCGAGGCCCGCGGGATCGCGCTCACGCGGGCCGGTCGGGACCTCTACGACGCCGCCATGGCCGACCAGGAGCACTGGGCCGACCACATGCCGGACAGTGAGCGCGAGCTGCACGATCGGGGACTGGCGTACTTCACATATCGAGTCGCCGACGACCGCCCCGTCGCGCCGCCGCCCGCGGACGCGACCCCGGTCGAGCTCGTTGCCGGTGGATGGCTGGCGCCGGACCCGATCGTCTACGAGGACTTCCTCCCGCGCTCTGCGGCGGGGATCTTCGCCTCCAACCTGTCCCGCAGCGGCAGCATGGACTCCGCCCAAGGCGGCGCCGAACGTGACATCGCCTGGATGTCGGAGCAGATCGGTCGCCCGGTCAACGTCCCGGAGGACCTGTACGCCGCAGAGAGCCGGGCCTCGTTGAGGGCCGCCCTGGAGTTGCTCGGCGGATGA